Proteins from a genomic interval of Echeneis naucrates chromosome 21, fEcheNa1.1, whole genome shotgun sequence:
- the LOC115062027 gene encoding LOW QUALITY PROTEIN: alpha-aspartyl dipeptidase (The sequence of the model RefSeq protein was modified relative to this genomic sequence to represent the inferred CDS: deleted 1 base in 1 codon): MQRRLLLVSNSTLAGGGYLDHCQENISCFFGRDVKRVLFVPYALHDRDAYTKAARHKFRTLGYEVDSIHETSDPIGAVRKAEGIFIGGGNTFRLLKSLYDNQVVMEIRRRVLEDGVPYMGSSAGTNVATISINTTNDMPIVYPPSFAAIGLVPFNINPHYLDPDPNSQHMGETREQRITQYHEEPDTPSVLGLREGSMLLVEGDKATLLGITKARVFTRGKPSVEYEPGSDLSFLLTGAH; this comes from the exons ATGCAGAGGCGGCTGCTGCTGGTGTCCAACTCCACCCTGGCC GGGGGGGGCTATCTGGATCACTGTCAGGAGAACATCAGCTGCTTCTTCGGAAG ggatGTGAAGAGGGTGCTGTTTGTTCCTTACGCTCTCCACGACAGAGACGCCTACACCAAAGCTGCCAGGCACAAGTTTCGGACTCTGG GTTACGAGGTGGACAGCATCCACGAGACCTCAGACCCCATTGGCGCCGTCAGGAAGGCTGAAGGCATTTTTATAG gagggGGAAACACTTTCCGGCTGCTGAAGAGTCTCTATGACAACCAGGTGGTGATGGAGATCAGGAGAAGAGTGCTGGAG GACGGCGTCCCCTACATGGGGTCCAGTGCCGGGACCAACGTGGCCACCATCAGCATCAACACCACCAACGACATGCCCATCGTCTACCCTCCATCCTTCGCTGCCATCGGCCTCGTCCCCTTCAACATCAACCCACATTACCTGGACCCGGATCCCAACAGCCAGCACATGGGG GAGACCAGAGAGCAGAGGATCACTCAGTATCACGAGGAACCTGACACGCCATCCGTCCTG GGTCTGAGGGAAGGCTCCATGCTGCTGGTGGAGGGAGACAAGGCCACGTTACTGGGAATCACCAAGGCCAGAGTCTTCACCAG GGGAAAGCCATCGGTGGAGTACGAACCAGGAAGTGACCTGAGCTTCCTGCTGACAGGTGCACACTGA